A window of Polyodon spathula isolate WHYD16114869_AA chromosome 22, ASM1765450v1, whole genome shotgun sequence contains these coding sequences:
- the LOC121296873 gene encoding H/ACA ribonucleoprotein complex subunit 2-like protein, whose translation MTKAKEKTTGEEEGSSGIERTYQQLITNLNPIAQPLASRKVTKKIYKCIKKASKLKQIRRGVKEVQKFINKGEKGIVVLAGDTLPIDVYCHIPVMCEERNLPYTYIPSKVDLGTSAGSKRPTCVIMIKPHEEYQEAYNECLEEVASLPLPV comes from the exons atgactaaagctaaggaaAAAACTACAGGTGAGGAGGAGGGGAGCAGTGGGATCGAGAGAACCTACCAGCAGCTGATTACAAACCTCAACCCAATTGCTCAGCCATTGGCCTCCAGGAAAGTCACAAAGAAGATTTATAAATGCATTAAGAAAG CCTCCAAGTTGAAGCAGATAAGACGGGGAGTGAAGGAGGTGCAGAAATTCATCAATAAGGGTGAGAAGGG gaTTGTGGTGTTGGCAGGAGATACGCTACCAATAGACGTTTACTGTCATATACCAGTGATGTGTGAAGAGAGGAACCTCCCCTATACATACATTCCATCCAAAGTG GACCTGGGGACGTCCGCTGGTTCCAAGAGGCCGACCTGCGTGATTATGATCAAACCGCACGAGGAGTACCAGGAGGCCTATAATGAGTGCCTGGAGGAGGTGGCTTCTCTACCTCTTCCTGTGTAA